CATGGACATGTGTGCTTTCAAAATTTTGTGGAACAGCATCTACAGATCCATTATCAAGTCACGTAAATGTAAGAGGATTTGGTCATCTTCACGAAAAAAACATTTCAGAATTAAGCGAATATTTATTTTCATTTAACTTATTAGAGGCTAGTGTAGGATTAGCATCAATAAATTCCATAATTACTCCAACTTATAATACTAATTATAATGGTTTAGATCTTGCTCTTGAGTTATCAACAAATAAAAATGTTGTCATGGTTGGATATTTTGGATATTATCCAAAATTAAACGAATTCAATAAGATAGCTAAAGAATTTACAATTTTAGAACTAAATCCTTTTTTAGTAGATCCTACGAGAAGAATATTTCCCTCTACTGCTGCAGAAAGTATAATTCCTAAAGCAGATATAGTAATTATGACTGGCATGACTATAATAAATAAGTCTATTGACAGACTAATTGAGTTAGCTAAGAAAAATGGGAACGCTTATACAATGATTGTAGGACCTAGCGTTCCAATGTTAAAAGATCTTCTTGATTTAGGAATTGATATATTATCTGGAATACAAGTTGTAAATCCAAACGGATTTATTAGAAAAATTACTCAAGGATGTGGAATAATAAGTCCAGAAAAATTAGAATACGATGTAAGATACATCACCTTAACTAGAATTTAGAAATTTATTCAGTTATCTAAATAAATATTATATACTACTTAAATATAGTAGTAATTAAAGATTCTATATATTTTTCCTTGCTTATATCTAAAGGATTTATAACATTGCATATTAGACCGCCCATAAATGACCTTATTTTTATTATGTTTTCATAATTATCATTCTTAAATATTTTTACACTAATTTTTCTTACAGTAGTATCACAGATTTTTCTTATTTCTTCTCCTATTTCAAGGTAAACACTCATTGCAGAAATCGTATGTAAAAATAGTTTTCTCATATTATCATCTTTGTATTTTTCTAGGAAATCATTACCAATGCATTGTAAGACATTATCTTCCTTAGATAAGCAATTTTCCATTATATCTAAGGGAAGACTTCTTTTAGCTATTTCAAGAATTAGATTATCTTTAGATTTGAAGTGCCAGAACACAATTCCTTTAGAAACACCTGCCCTTTTGCATATTTCATCTATTGAGGCCTTAAAAAAATCTTCTTCTGCAAACACTTGTAAAGCAGCATTTATTATCTTTTCTTTTGTGCTTTCGCTTTTTTCGTCTTTCATATATATCTTTC
This genomic window from Acidianus manzaensis contains:
- a CDS encoding DUF364 domain-containing protein, with product MRIVEYLVNYAKERDEKIKDIYIGTTWTCVLSKFCGTASTDPLSSHVNVRGFGHLHEKNISELSEYLFSFNLLEASVGLASINSIITPTYNTNYNGLDLALELSTNKNVVMVGYFGYYPKLNEFNKIAKEFTILELNPFLVDPTRRIFPSTAAESIIPKADIVIMTGMTIINKSIDRLIELAKKNGNAYTMIVGPSVPMLKDLLDLGIDILSGIQVVNPNGFIRKITQGCGIISPEKLEYDVRYITLTRI
- a CDS encoding TetR/AcrR family transcriptional regulator, yielding MKDEKSESTKEKIINAALQVFAEEDFFKASIDEICKRAGVSKGIVFWHFKSKDNLILEIAKRSLPLDIMENCLSKEDNVLQCIGNDFLEKYKDDNMRKLFLHTISAMSVYLEIGEEIRKICDTTVRKISVKIFKNDNYENIIKIRSFMGGLICNVINPLDISKEKYIESLITTIFK